The following are from one region of the Paenibacillus bovis genome:
- a CDS encoding bifunctional 2-keto-4-hydroxyglutarate aldolase/2-keto-3-deoxy-6-phosphogluconate aldolase translates to MKKLQLLQKMMDNGVVAVLRGDSADQVFAMAEQAIAGGIKVIEVTLTVPGALGAIEKLSRMYNWKSDGDNFAIIGAGTVLEPQTARAAIMAGAEFVVGPSLNPETVKICNLYRVPVLPGVTTLEGVQHALELGVDIVKLFPGNLYQPSIIKTLKGPMPQANFMPTGGVSLDNLGEWIKGGAVAVGIGSDLTTEAVKTGNLSLVRQKAEQYMQVYREAKQG, encoded by the coding sequence ATGAAAAAATTACAACTGCTGCAAAAAATGATGGATAACGGTGTAGTCGCTGTACTGCGCGGAGATTCTGCCGATCAGGTATTTGCTATGGCGGAACAGGCTATCGCCGGGGGTATCAAAGTGATCGAGGTGACGTTGACAGTACCGGGAGCACTGGGTGCTATCGAGAAGCTGAGCCGGATGTACAATTGGAAATCCGATGGCGATAATTTTGCTATTATTGGAGCAGGCACGGTACTGGAGCCGCAGACAGCGCGGGCAGCGATTATGGCAGGTGCCGAATTCGTCGTAGGGCCATCTCTGAATCCGGAAACAGTCAAAATCTGCAACCTGTACCGTGTGCCTGTACTGCCGGGAGTAACGACATTGGAAGGCGTTCAGCATGCACTGGAGCTGGGTGTGGATATTGTCAAATTGTTCCCGGGCAATCTGTATCAGCCATCTATTATCAAAACACTCAAAGGTCCTATGCCGCAGGCCAATTTTATGCCAACAGGTGGAGTATCGCTCGACAATCTGGGAGAATGGATCAAAGGCGGAGCAGTTGCTGTAGGAATCGGTTCGGATCTCACTACAGAAGCTGTCAAAACAGGCAACCTCAGTCTGGTACGTCAAAAAGCCGAGCAGTATATGCAAGTATATCGTGAAGCCAAACAAGGTTAA
- a CDS encoding sugar kinase — translation MNNQNGYPEVVTFGESMGLLTAEDSRGLEYASQLRKSFGGAESNLAIGIARLGHSAGWCGRLGDDPLGHMIQKSIRGEGVDVSRSILATGEPTGLMLRENASGHASVYYYRKLSAASRMTPEDLDEDYIRNTRILHVTGITAAISESGLATVNRAMDIAREAGVTVCFDPNLRLKLWTLEEARRILLALAEKCDYFLPGLDELALLYETEDQNEIFARLRRLRAVSIVKGGPDLTYVVEKENTLEVPYFKAERVLDTVGAGDGFCAGFITGLLRGYTIEEAVRLGNLNGSMVIQAVGDWEALPTDAQVQAKLNNKAHVER, via the coding sequence ATGAATAATCAGAATGGTTATCCGGAAGTGGTCACTTTCGGGGAATCCATGGGTTTGCTGACTGCGGAAGACTCCCGCGGACTGGAATACGCCTCACAGCTGCGCAAATCTTTTGGCGGTGCGGAGAGCAATCTGGCGATCGGTATTGCACGTCTGGGTCACTCGGCCGGCTGGTGCGGTCGGCTCGGCGATGATCCGCTGGGGCATATGATCCAGAAGTCGATCCGGGGAGAAGGCGTGGATGTATCCCGCTCGATTCTGGCAACAGGAGAGCCTACCGGACTAATGCTGCGTGAAAACGCGTCAGGTCATGCTTCTGTATATTATTACCGCAAGCTGTCTGCGGCCAGCCGGATGACACCGGAAGATCTGGATGAAGATTATATCCGTAATACCCGCATTTTGCATGTAACCGGCATTACGGCGGCGATCAGTGAATCCGGGCTTGCTACCGTAAACCGAGCGATGGATATCGCAAGGGAAGCCGGAGTAACGGTATGTTTTGATCCGAATCTGCGGCTGAAGCTGTGGACACTGGAAGAAGCACGGCGGATCCTGCTTGCTCTGGCAGAAAAATGTGATTATTTCCTGCCCGGTCTGGATGAGCTGGCCTTACTGTACGAGACAGAAGATCAAAACGAGATTTTTGCCCGGCTGCGCCGACTGCGTGCAGTCAGCATCGTGAAAGGGGGCCCGGATCTCACATATGTGGTCGAAAAGGAAAATACCCTGGAAGTTCCTTATTTTAAAGCAGAACGTGTACTGGATACGGTAGGTGCTGGCGATGGATTCTGTGCCGGCTTTATTACAGGACTGCTGCGCGGATATACGATTGAAGAAGCAGTACGGCTGGGCAATCTGAACGGTTCGATGGTGATTCAGGCGGTTGGGGACTGGGAAGCACTACCGACCGATGCACAGGTGCAGGCGAAGCTGAACAATAAAGCTCATGTAGAGCGTTAA
- a CDS encoding acyltransferase family protein, translated as MMNISHLYQPRTSVQAHCSTAGETYFINLRFLLIICVVIGNMLEPVIRHSDVAHGIFLWIFSFHMPLFVLVTGYFARSNLYGPTGLKILRTILLQYILFQSIYSLLDFTVFRVQGITHSFFAPYLLLWFLAGHMLWRVMLIMMRQLSFTRQIILSVVLGLLVGSLPVDGVWLALSRTLIYFPFFIIGYHFGFERFAAWFRSYRQLLAAGLSIMLLAGFILADGSLNTGWFYGNQTFMQLGVDLWHGLVGRLAMYILQLIASLAFLAFVPWGSHYITGLGRRTLYVFLLHGLLVRTMEASGMFGHISSTTGVMLLILLAILITLLLAQPAVRRWTHYWVEPELPRYIRLKFRHAQRRYSFLR; from the coding sequence ATGATGAATATTAGTCATCTCTATCAACCGCGTACATCTGTCCAGGCTCACTGCTCCACAGCAGGCGAGACTTATTTTATAAATTTGCGTTTTCTGTTAATCATATGTGTAGTGATCGGCAATATGCTGGAACCCGTAATTCGTCATTCGGATGTAGCACATGGTATTTTTCTGTGGATTTTCTCGTTTCATATGCCGCTGTTTGTGCTGGTTACCGGGTATTTTGCCCGTTCCAATCTATATGGACCTACAGGACTTAAAATCCTGCGCACTATCCTGCTGCAGTATATTCTGTTTCAGAGCATTTATTCGCTGCTCGATTTTACGGTGTTCCGTGTGCAAGGGATTACACATTCCTTTTTTGCTCCCTATCTGCTGCTCTGGTTTCTCGCAGGGCATATGCTGTGGCGAGTAATGTTGATCATGATGCGCCAGCTGAGCTTTACGCGGCAAATCATCCTGTCGGTAGTGCTTGGGCTGCTCGTTGGCTCTCTGCCTGTGGATGGCGTATGGCTGGCATTGTCACGAACACTGATCTATTTTCCTTTTTTCATTATCGGTTATCATTTTGGATTTGAACGCTTTGCGGCTTGGTTCCGGAGCTATCGTCAGCTGCTCGCGGCTGGACTGTCGATTATGCTGCTTGCCGGATTTATCCTGGCAGACGGATCGCTGAATACCGGATGGTTCTATGGCAACCAGACCTTTATGCAGCTGGGTGTGGATCTATGGCATGGCCTGGTCGGCCGACTGGCTATGTATATTCTGCAACTGATCGCTTCGCTGGCATTCCTCGCTTTTGTTCCGTGGGGATCTCATTACATTACCGGGCTGGGACGACGCACATTATACGTATTTCTGCTGCACGGCCTGCTTGTTCGCACGATGGAAGCCTCGGGCATGTTCGGCCATATCAGCAGTACAACCGGAGTTATGCTGCTGATCCTATTGGCGATTCTGATCACACTGCTGCTTGCCCAGCCTGCCGTACGGCGCTGGACACATTACTGGGTGGAACCGGAACTGCCTCGTTATATACGACTCAAATTCCGCCATGCACAGCGCCGATATTCGTTTTTACGCTGA